GTGAACCTAGTCTGCAAGGTAAGATTTAACAGGTTTTACTTGCTAAATAGCTTGCATACCTAAATTGTATTGCTTTAACAAACCCTTGTAGCTTACGTAAACATCTACATCAAGCAGCTACCTAGAATAGCTCCTTTCTGAAAGGTTGCCTGTAATGGACATATTTGGCTAGCTAACTTAGCAGTGCAGCTCCTCGGCTTTCATTGCCAAGGCATCTGTgatgtaaaagtaaaatattaaatcgTGTAATCTTGAAAATTCCCACAAAAATGACAAGCATCAATTGTACGCCTTCTGTTCTAGAAGATATGTAAAGTATATACTGCATGTCAACCCAATGCAGGCTAGCAATCCTGTGAAAATCCAtaacaataaattaataacattttaattaatatcaGTATGattcctaataaaaaaaatatagagcTGTCTATAGGCTACTCAGATCTTGTTGTTGTGTGCTCATCTCTTTTATAATAATCAAAATGGGAAAACTATGTCTGACCTTTGCCATCTGCATCTTCCATGGTTCCAGCAAGTGGCACCATACACCCTGACATCCAATCCAGCTGTTCTCCAAGAACTGGGACTGATAAACCAGAACCTCCAGGGTCGGGATATTCCAGGCCTGGCAGAGCAGGCAGGGATTGGTCAGTGCCGGGCAGATTAATCTCACCTACAAGAGTATGCAGATGTTTTATAGATGCCCTGTCAGTGAAGCAGAATTTCAAGCACACTAACATGATACTCATTAATGGCAAGAGCACAAATAAATTAGCATTGTCAAACATACTGGTGTAAGTGTTTTGTGAAATAGCAAGGAAACGCAGAATATGGGTGAGACTTAACTAGCTAGAGAGTCAGGTTTGTGAAATGTCTCCACATGAACTGCCTAATTAACTAGATCTCATGATTGTACATGAAGATTGGCTAGCTAGGTTTTGTCACAATTTTCTGTCCACATGCCAGAGCAAAAATATTTGGTGATTCTTCTCATAACTGTCATAAATAGCAAACTACATACAGTTTATACAAGATTCATAATAAGTTATTAATCTTTGAACCAGTAAGTTTAAAACTTAATGTgcatattaaaaatgtttactcacaTCTAAGCAAATGAAAAACCCAATTACCTAAAGTGCCTCCATCTTCAGCCACCCACCAGGCCCACTCCTGCTGAGCCTCCAGACAACTCAGCAGCTGAATCATGCTGTGCTGACTGTTTCTCCAGGCTAGCTCTAAATCTGAGGCAGCTGCCTTCACTCTGCTAATCTCATTTTGGAGCTCTTGACTCCCAGATTTCCACTCTTCACAGGAAGCCCGTATCAGCTCCACCACCTGCACCCGTGCACCAAGAGCTTGGCTGTCCAGTAGAGCCTGGAAACCCCCTGCATGTGGCACAACTTTCCCTCCCCGGATGCTACCTCCACTGACATGCACCAGCCTGCCACTCAGGGGCTCAATGAAGGATTCACCAAGCAGTAGACCTCCTACTGGAAGCACGGCACCTGCAACAGAGACTTAAATGTCAAGTTAAACCTCATATCAACAGACctacaaatgtttttttgaaCATTCAAAATAAGTCTTTGTTTATATTCAGATGAAATTGTTGAATATTAGAAATATGGTTTTATAATTAATTTTGAGTTGCTTTCTTTTGGAGCTTATAGTTTGCAGGTAGAATAATGCAGTGCTTCTCAGAGTGGGGACTGAGGATCCTCAGGGGTTCACAAAGCATAGAAATAGAAGTTATTATATtcaggggtccaagcaccaatgCAAACTCAAAACTGTGTTGTATTCATAGAAAACTCAGGAAGAGGAAGCTATGGAAATTCTATGGAAATTTTTCTTATAATTTAAGCAATTTCTGGCTACAAAGTTTGTATTTCAGTAATctggttattattgttttttttctgggaaTCTGAAAGTTTCTAGTAAATGTTCAAAACGACATATTCCAATATGTAGAAGAAAGATATGTACCTGTTTGTGAGTCCAAAGTAACACCTGTGATGAGCACCACATTGCCTGTGCGAGGATCCAGCATCGGACAACCGATTTGAATGGGCTGGCGGAGTCGAGTCACAGGGCACACGTGAACTCCCCCTACCGGGTAAACCGTCCCTGTCTGGGGGTGAATGGTGACTGCCAAGATCGGGACAAGTACACCAGTTTCATAGTCATACATGGGTCCCCCAAATACAAGCTTCTGGCCTGGTTGGAGGCTTCCCAACTTGGATGGCCCTAGCAGCTCAGAGTGATGAGATGAAGGGTAGGGAATAAACGGAATCACAGGTGACTCCCATTTTCCAACTTCACCTGAGATGAGATGTTAGAGTCACATGCTGATGTTTAATAGTGCATCATTATGGCATAATAGAATAAAAGCAGGATGCATGAAAATTGGATCCTCAACTCACCCATACAAGCATCGGCTGTGTAGACAAGGGCAGAGCTGGAGGGGTCAAATCCAACATTCCCAGCCATGGGGAGCAACCGGCCAGTGTGAGGATGCAGGAAGAAATCAGAGGGCACAGGCATGCTGTGTCCACTAGCCAGGAGCATGTGGGCATTCAAGATTGGATGGATGAGGCCTGTGCAGGGGTCCACATGGACTGTATCACAGGCCCGGACAGACCCGTCAGGTGCTGTGTCGGTGTAAAGATTGGTGCAAATGTCATTCCAGAAACATGTGAGGAATCACTATATGAGCAGCAATAAGGTCTCACCACTAGGTGGAGTAGTTCATTTACCAGATGTGACACaaacagtatgtaaaactgcaTTCTGGAGAACGGTAACTAAATACAACAGCCAATCATACAGATTTTGGTGGGATTGTGGTAAGGGTTAGCCAATAGTAACTGACAGCTCTGAATTCTGAATCACAAATTGCATTAGCCgatcagtatattatattatggattAGTCATAATCAGCCTctaaaccacctgcctaatattgtgtaggtaaTTCTTTTAACACCAAATCAGCTCTAACCCATTGAGGCCAGACCTCTGAAGTTGTGCTGTTGTATCTGGCACTAATATCTTAGCAGCAACTGTAAGTTAAGAGGCGGGGCTTCAGTGGATTcaacttgtttgtccagcacatcaaGAACtgattgttcacttgctgtctaatacacagatcaggcgtaacattatgataacctgcctaatattgtgttggtccccggtttgctgccaaaacaaccctgacccatcatgcactgtgtattctgacacctttctatcagaacttcttcagcgatttgaccaacagtacctcgtctgttggatcggatcacacgggctcatccccacgtgcatcaatgagtcttggccgcccatgaccctgtcgctggttcaccactgttccttccttggaccacttttgatagatactgaccactgcagaccgggaaccatttgaaataatcagtgattggCTAGAGATCAGATTTAATCTATGctaataactaataaaaaaaaaaaaattagggacaactttttaaaatctgtgaCCGTGATGATGAAACATATGAATCATGGACAAAggcatttgtttttctttttttttaataaaggtttgacagccttcacacactacagtgtcACAGCTTTAGATAGCTTTATACAGAGCCTGTAGAAAGTATTCAGGCTCCCTGaaattatttctctttttgaTGTTATTGCAACACTGAAGCACATCAGAATGGGATTTTTTTCCCACTCCTtttgaatttttaatttttttatatttataaaatataatgaaattaattatttttatgtcCTTAGAattatttagaataaaaaaaatacattttaaattaaatttatttaaatttattaatgtatttttttaaattaattttaaagtaTTCACCCCGTCGTTGTACTTATCTCACATGTGTCTGTTTTAGCTCTGCACATTTTGATTGTGGCATTTTCTTTCATTACTTTAAGCACAATTTCTCCAACTTTTAAATTGAATAAAGAATGTTGGTGAACAGCAATTTTCAGGTCATGCCACAGATTTTAAATTGGGCTTTGACTCAGCCATTCCAAAACACGAATCTTCTTTTAAGCCATTCCTTTGTAGATTTCTGCCCTGTGCTTTGGCTCATTGTCCTGTTGGAACATGTATTTTCGCCCTAAATGCAAATCTGTGGCTGACTGGAACAGGTTCTGCTCAATAGTTTGCTTTGTCCATTTTGTCTCTGACCGTAACAAGCTTTCAGGTGACTTCTGCTGATAAACAGCCTTAGATCATGACGTTACCACATCACATGATTGATGTTACCGGGGCTGAATTTGGTTTCGaagattattatttgtttttagaaCAAACAGGCTCAATTGTTTTCCCAAAAGCACTTAAGCGAACCTCTAAAATGGCAGTTGATTCTTCTTGATCTGCAAAGATCTGCACATGTTTTCCTGTATCAGATTGTAACTCCTTCTCTGTTGTAGCTGGACTCTTCAACACTCCTGTGTCCACTCTTGCCTAAGCACTCCTGATCTTGACCATgtctgtcctgtttttttttccactttgttataatggATTTCACAATGCTTGTAGGACGGTTCGAAGCTTAGCTGATCTTTTTATCCTTTAACCTTTTACCTAACAACTTTCTTCATGACCCCAGGACTAATCTGATCTACTGTTTAAGCTGTaagacctcttcctgtcagagatATTTGTTGTTCAAACATGAAATTCAAATTCATATGGATTTAAAATAGTCACAGATATACAGAAGGctgtttataacactgttaaaCTGAGCACAGGTCCAaagatatacaccgatcagtcataacattgtgagcagtgagaggtgaagtgaataacactgatgatctcctcatcatggcacctgttagtgggtgggatatattagacagcaggtgaacatttagtcctcaaagttgatgtgttagaagcaggaaaaatggacaagcgtaaggatttgagtgagtttgacgaagggccaaattgtgatggctagaccactggatcagagcatctcttgtggggtgttcccggtctgcagtggtcagtatctatcaaaactggtccaaggaaggaacagtggtgaactggataCAGGATCATGGggagccaaggctcactgatgcacgtggggagcgaaggctggcccatgtgatcggatccaacagacgagctactgttgctcaaattgctgaagaatttaatgctggctCTGAAAGAAAGGTGCCTGATCCGTGTATATGAATATCCAAAAGGTTATAGTTAAACAAACAACTCTTTCAGGTCAATAAATTGCGGAAGAATTTTCAATAGTTTTCTATGTAGGACAAGGACCTTGGACATGTTTTGGAAAAGTGCAGTAACTCACAGATAATGTCATCCCTAGTGAGGACTGATCCAGAAGTGGGGCAAAGAAGACGTGCTCCAGTCCCCTGTTTGAGCACGACCCAGCAACCCTGCCTCTCCGCCTCCACTGAGACCAGCTCTGCCATCTCCTCAGCCAGCACAGTAACTCTGTCCATAACACTACAAACCACAACTTACTTAAATCACAATGGCAAGGAATAGAGATTGATAACAAAGGATTAATAtgtattataataacattattattattattattattattattattattattattattattattatttaaaaaaatgtaaaaaaaaaggtttgctgtaaaaaaaatgttttcatttacattacCACTGAATATCGgtgggaaatatatatataaaaatgaatctaTAATTTTTTAGAATTATTATAAAGCATTTAAAGCATTAGATGAAAATCATAGAGTtgtcaaataaaatattttaagtcTATGTTTTTGATTTGTGCATGCTTTGAAATATCAAAAAAATTGGACAAATTAAGCgttcagagaaaaagaaaaaaatataaaataaatgcaagAATCTGTGCAAATGCAAGATATGATAAAATGTTGTGTAAATGATAAAGTTCTTTATGAAATCTCATTTCTATAAGCGTGCGATTCAGTGTATCAAGTATCATActtaattttttcttcttccaacATTATACATTTGTTTATATCACTGCTTGCCTATGTATAAATGTAATCTTGATGCTTATATATAAATCCTAAAATGAATCCTGTCTagtctcttccccatctctttCCCATTAGTCGTACCAAAACGATCCCAAAGGATCGATATCAAGGTTGGAACGGAAAAAATCGATCAGACTCATCATTAAAGGGAGCAAAGGTGCTCCTTATTTTAGTTCCTGTTTTGCAAACAGTCTGCATTCTATTTAAATATTGAAGGAAAAGATATTTTTAGTTTCATCCGGGACACAGGGTTACTTGGACCTTTGAGAAGAGATTGCACTCGTGTCTTTTCAGCAGTTAAGTTCAAAGTTCCTGCTTTCTGAAATGCATATAATGCATTTTGTTCATTATCAAGTACTCTTTTTAATTCTACTTCATACTGCTAAACAGATCGTTCTCTGTGAATTAGCCTTTGGATCACAGGTGAACAGTGGCTGTCTCTACAAACTCAGGTGGTTATTTAACACTGCAATACGCAGACCATACAAAGCTTTCATTTAGctttaatataaagaaaataaatggaataGTACTAAATACTGAACTGTAGTAGTTAATGCAGTCACTGGAGTTCAGAAAGTTGGAAGAATCCATTCCTCTGACTTATCCTATGATCCTAGATGTTGGTTGATGACACCAGTGAAGTTATTTAACACTGCATCAAGATTCTATTCTGTTTCTGCACTaaggtggtggaataaactcTAGATGTCCGGACAGTTCTCAGACAAGATCTATCTCgtcctgaaatacttaaaccaacACTTTTTTcgttttaaagtaaataaataaataatggaatAAATATCTCTGGGATTTTCTGGCTGTATTACCTCCCAATAGTGTTTTCAGACTGATGAAATTCTTAGTCCCTGACCTAGTGATCCAGTATTGATGTTTTCATTGACAGAAAAATACTTCTGAAAATCACTTTGGGAAATAGActcgtaaatgtaaatgtcatttaaaaagcAGAGGTCTACCATAACCTCGAAATATAAATATGATCCAGATGAAATTGATCAAATTCTAGATTCAAGGTAtgtagttaaaaataaaatgtccacTTGGCCCTGAGAATCACTAACTGAGGATCAGCTCAAGGTAAATGCCTTTATTTAAGAAAGTCTTTTTTGAGAGCTTTTGCTGAATCTTTTTTCCCTTAAATCAACATTCCAcctaatttacattttataaaaactTTACTCCTTCATTTACACCCTCTGGGGGATTGAtttattaagttaaaaaaaaaaatagctggaGTGGTTCTGTCCTTATTCAGTAATTCCTCTCCAGATTCTGGATTCAGATGGTTAGGTTgctcaataatatttttattagtaaataaatgagtcTACTTCTATTTCTGCCTCTGAGAAATTTTATTCTTTTGCTGTTTTGGCCTCCTTTTACATGTTAAGCTCTTTATAGGATTTATCTTGTTTAGAGTTTTGTGAGAATCAATAGGTTCGTTTCCGAATAAATTCGATCTGATCATGGATTTTGAATGTACTGTTTATATGGACAATAAACATTGCAATCGGATTCAAATACCCATATATTACATGTGCATTACATATAAGCACCCAAGCACAGGccatttgtattcatttaaatggttcttttttttttcttttatttaccaGATTATTTCAGATCTACTTTCAAGATGATCCAGTTGAGGTGTTTACGTTAACGATTTTTAATCGGATAACTAACACATTATTTGGTTGCATGTGACGTCCTGATTGATGTCACACCTACCGCAGACAAATCCccccagaccaccagagggcaaccTTGTGTGCTGTATGAACTTTTccttttgttgtgtttgttctaTTTTCCTCCTTCGATCATGCCCAGCCGTTTTGTATTGTCTCATTAGTGTGCCACAACTTAAGAGCCTTAGGTGCCATAGTTTGCTCCTAGTGTTTATCTTTTTACTGTTTATGTggggtgtggtagcttagtggttaagacatTGGCTTGCTAATcagtaggttgtgagtttgaatcccaggcccATCaaactgctactgctgggcccctgaataAATTGTTGCTCCAGATAAAGGTGTATGCTGTAAATGAAAAAACTCCTAAAAGAAGCCCGATGAAGCCAGTGTATGAATGTGCATCGGAAACATACCACTGCTGAATGGGTTTGTTCCAGAGAGAGGCCTGGCTGTCAGAAACCAGCATCAGCAACCGAAGGCATTCCCTGAGCAGTGGTGAGAAAGCCTTGTGCATGGCATGCTGGGACTGTGACTCATTCTGTAGGATCTGAAGCTGGCTTTCTAGCAGCTGGGAAATCTGGGTGCCCAGAACTTTCCTGCGGCTTATCTCTTTCTCCACTTGCCTCTCCAAACACTCCAGCTTGCACCCTACCACCATTGCCCGCCGGTCAGGCTGGAGCCCACGTATCTTTTCCAGCACTCCTTGATAGAGCTGCTTCACCTGTGGGTGTAGATAGATAAAGTAGATAGATAAAGTTTTCCTTCAGTGGGGAATTTCCTCATCTTGCATGGGAGTAAGTTATTGGTGGTTAGCCTGCTCCACCCAGAAGCACCAAAGAGGAGAAAACGTTTGCTGTggtttatttaatatgtttacaTCCAGAAGTTATTTTCAGAGGAAATCACAAATTCGGAACAAACCATGGAAAAATCACCTCTTCTCTGAGCTGCCCAAGCTGGCTAGTAACAGACACGCTGTGCTTAAGCAAGATCTCATAAAAGGTGCTGGAACTGAAAGCCTCCAGGTTCACCTGCTCCTCATAGTCCCAGAACTCGTCTGAGGTTTCAGCCATAGCTGTGAGCAATATGAGAAGAGTGAGTAAACCTGTCTAGTTCAAGATGCAGTCTTCTTCCCCGATGTTGCTACATTTTACTTCTCAACTGTTCACAACAGTATTAAATGAACATGTCTATGGTGTATTATTGCAGGATACGCAGTAATTTGTATAACATAAGCATCACTCAATGACCCAGATTTGGAAACATTTTTATGGAATTTCATATAATTTCCTAGTTACATCAATCACCATGAGATCTGTAACTCCTTACATTAAAGttttcagaaggttgtgagtttgaatcccaggtccaccaaactgcctcTGCTCTACCCTTgaccaaggcccttaaacctcaattgctcaattgaataaaatgagataagtcGCTCTGAATAAGGGTGTGTGCCAgaatatgtaaatgtttatggtTCACGGTACATTGAAAATGTTTAGAGCAGAATCAAGACTTGCAGATGAGAAGGCTGCTTATTAATGATCTAAGGTCTGCTGATAATGCATTAATTCATTAACAGCAGACACTGACAATATTATGCAGATGTTCAAGTATATGTCACGGATAAGAAATTTTCAGGTTTGTCAAGCTAGACAGATATTTACAGTTATTTGATTCTCTTCTGGTGGGAATTATTTGTCCTACTTCCATATGCTTAATTAGTAAAAATGAGCAAACAAGTCCCTCTGAACATTGCCAAGTGAACTGATGTGGTAAATGCAGCTGTCGCTCTAAAGACTGTCCTTGTTTTCAGGTTTGTTTCAAAGACTAAACATGGAGCTGGTATGTTTGGGGTTTAGCTTTGAATGCAAGAACTAACCAAAAGCTAATAAAAGCGAAAATATATCATGTTTGCGCTCTTATTGGCAACAGAACTGTCTACACGACTGATTTTGTAACTTCTTACATCATACAGCAAACTGAATTTTGTTTTGTAAGCACAGATGAGATGCAACAGTTGAAATATCTGCCAGTTTTCACGGCAGATTGTTGTGCAAtatggcagcaggaataacctCAGCTCTGTTTGAGTGCTAGCCAAGATAGTTTGGAAATGTAGTACTAGAGAATTGTTTGTACACAGCAAGCTTTTATTTTGAACAGTTACCTCTCAGAATCGGGTCCTCGTTCATTCCAACCTGCAGGTTCCGGTGCGTCTTTTTCAGTGCCATGACCCTTGAACCTTTCGATGAATAGTCATCCATGTTGTACTTGAGCTGTAGATCTCGGTACCTGGCTTGAAAAGGCAGCTTCTCTGGCCAGCCATGCTCCCTGAACAAGATCTGTGTATTTGAAAAGGAAATCAGCAGTTCTTGAACACTAGTAACCAATAGTTATAGGGTTGGTTCTTTTATGATAGATTTATAGCACAAGACTGACCAGTACTACAAGACACAAGCAGAGCACAACTGTGGCTCCAGCCAAGAGACCTCCAATCACCCACCAATCGGGTCGCAGCAGGACCTGGCGTTGGATTGTTATTCCCACTCGAATCATATGATGTGGGTCAGTAGGAAAGAATGGACCATTGTCATAGCAATCTCCTCCAGCAGGCAAAACCTTTACATACTAGAGAGGGACATTACTGTTGGCACCTTATAGATAGCAAGGTCAAGGTCATATTTTGGATGCAGTTAAAGGTAAGTTAAACAGGTACAATACCACATGCTTGTGTTGATTGCTGCTCAGTTTGAGGACGTACACACCAGGCTCAGTGAAGCTAACTGAAAAGAGGGAGTTTGCAGATCGTGCCATTACTAGCTCTTGTTCCAAGACTCTAAAGACTCCCCAGTCGAAAGCAGCATTAGTGTTGAACAAGTTCTCTCTGTAAACAACAGAGACAAGGCAAACCCTTGAAAATTTTTAAGTCAGTTTGAGACCAACTAAGTCTAAATGGGACAGGCAAAGATTTATTACTCACACATCATACTGTGGATAGTGGTGCCTGGTGACAGTGAATAAAAGAATGTCCTCCAGATGCAAGCAAGCTATTGGGTTCATCACTTGATCGGCTTCTCTATTCCTGGCTCCTCTTGAAGCAGGACCCATGGACCAATAGGATTCCATATCCACATAGGTATGGTTTCCTGGTAAGTGAATTGATTTTAAAACCACTTGGCATGGTTACTCATTATGGGTATACCAggttaaatgttaaaaactACCTTTTATCTAAGCAGCACCTTACCCACACTGTGTCTGTTCATGATCTCAACAGAACTGGCACTCACTTCACTACCTTCCAAGATCAACATCCGGACTTCTGCTGGGATAGTGCTGAGGAAGCCATAGAATCCACTTTCTGTTGCATGGCAAACATTAATAAGTGTTAAATGACTGGTTGTGAATTCTTTCAACATCCTGGCCTTGGCTGTGGTTACTCACCCTTCGTCTGTATTGTGTACACGGGCCTGGAGAAGCCGTGATGCTGCTCACATTGCAGCCTTCCTCTGGACTCCCAATGTTTGAGGACAGATAAAAGCGCACTTCCTGATGCACTCACCTGCGTCCCTCAGAGATATATAGATCAAAGTGAAACTCTGGTCTTGTTTGCATTAACAAGATAAACAGGGCCCGTGGGTCACGTACCATATGCACTGTCAAAGATACAGTCTGAATATGTAGCATGGATGCTTTTGGGATGTTTTTCGAGGATACCCTTATATGGATATATATACCCTATGGATAGATCTAACTGACATTTTACTAGCTAAACAGATAATATGTCATAAAcacaatctgtttttatttaagaaagCTTGAACAAAATGTACCATGTAAGACATAACAAAAAATCATGCAAAGCAAGAGGTTTTGACTTTTATAGATTTCATAGATCAGCTCTGTAGCATGCAAGCCAAACGCAGATCATGTTTGTTTACATAACAATGCAGCAGTCCAGTGAATTAGCCTTctagttgatttttttttgtacattttgggAAGTAGTATAGCAATTGgggaaatattttttgtcacacacacatctgttggAGCTGGAATTGACAGCATTAGAAACACAACGCTGGTTTTTCTACCTCTTTTGTCCATTTATTTTCCCCAGAAAATAAAggattcatattttatttattttttaaaatgcaatttAAGCCACCCCCACTTCTGGTTTAAACCTGATGAGATACAGGTGCCGATATAGATAGTGGCATTATGCTACACTCATAGTGTGGTGGCAAGTTCATCTGTGATAGATATACAATGTACACAATATGGTTTAATCATGAATTTCATCCCTATAAGATGAAAGCTTGAAATGCAGACTCATGGGGTTGGTCCTGTATGCTGTACCTGTCTATTTGCCTCAGTGTAAAGCAGTGTAAGGAAAGCAGAACTGCACACCAGCTGCAAC
The window above is part of the Hemibagrus wyckioides isolate EC202008001 linkage group LG17, SWU_Hwy_1.0, whole genome shotgun sequence genome. Proteins encoded here:
- the si:dkey-103g5.4 gene encoding uncharacterized protein si:dkey-103g5.4 isoform X3 — translated: MHKTRDCCWPVLLWWLCSPALRIVFGLNATRIHERQPPCQPGHYCPEGSETAVPCPRGMFSPSFWARDITGCISCPPHHYAPTEGLSACLPCGSRAQQHQPGQDKCVCLAEGQVFQASDGQCQCALGYRATQRGEACELKIYEICKNGQTRDQYGKCMDHKQWKHLCTHEVCASPQLYEGYDASLGLCVCKSLSDSGRSECSGWCGDRTRPVLQLVCSSAFLTLLYTEANRQVSASGSALLSVLKHWESRGRLQCEQHHGFSRPVYTIQTKESGFYGFLSTIPAEVRMLILEGSEVSASSVEIMNRHSVGNHTYVDMESYWSMGPASRGARNREADQVMNPIACLHLEDILLFTVTRHHYPQYDVENLFNTNAAFDWGVFRVLEQELVMARSANSLFSVSFTEPGVYVLKLSSNQHKHVYVKVLPAGGDCYDNGPFFPTDPHHMIRVGITIQRQVLLRPDWWVIGGLLAGATVVLCLCLVVLILFREHGWPEKLPFQARYRDLQLKYNMDDYSSKGSRVMALKKTHRNLQVGMNEDPILRAMAETSDEFWDYEEQVNLEAFSSSTFYEILLKHSVSVTSQLGQLREEVKQLYQGVLEKIRGLQPDRRAMVVGCKLECLERQVEKEISRRKVLGTQISQLLESQLQILQNESQSQHAMHKAFSPLLRECLRLLMLVSDSQASLWNKPIQQCVMDRVTVLAEEMAELVSVEAERQGCWVVLKQGTGARLLCPTSGSVLTRDDIISPDGSVRACDTVHVDPCTGLIHPILNAHMLLASGHSMPVPSDFFLHPHTGRLLPMAGNVGFDPSSSALVYTADACMGEVGKWESPVIPFIPYPSSHHSELLGPSKLGSLQPGQKLVFGGPMYDYETGVLVPILAVTIHPQTGTVYPVGGVHVCPVTRLRQPIQIGCPMLDPRTGNVVLITGVTLDSQTGAVLPVGGLLLGESFIEPLSGRLVHVSGGSIRGGKVVPHAGGFQALLDSQALGARVQVVELIRASCEEWKSGSQELQNEISRVKAAASDLELAWRNSQHSMIQLLSCLEAQQEWAWWVAEDGGTLGEINLPGTDQSLPALPGLEYPDPGGSGLSVPVLGEQLDWMSGCMVPLAGTMEDADGKGLVPIRFGAQTVDPVTGVVGPVVGARLDVWKRTVVPVTVSQCLNIRDTPDSVLAEAFQKECSMRAQFWRQQRVKEEDLVADLDRALQDYLYTALQEESDHFVWTDTEKQLKEAAAELQEAVNKEAQRRNAVKSELSLLLPGHILLTLTGGDEEEWKQQQHWHTELTTVLNRVSVFMARQQWEQDRATNLGGAQRDEKTRQKELWEQLKQRHAELDVALSSVHWACELSQLRADTAEAILSGSFSYRDYGMVQHRGRKNPLKAMALTQHKILPQLDRLIQLLEDGKLSRLFIGAQSHRSSDLPMKQVFDRDTSSRAWTVSVPVAKDANQFCCAAVSAQSLKDHEKASSVSELNGLKPVLSRTSPTHTEQDVSPAQSQDAQTLKETLPMHITIPKLSGEDWASLLELSPLFRLIQDVEQRLRDRAKGPGFLSGEHTGSWCPFIDFLDAQWACEGELVKVAEDTLNPREFLIYQHGQLLLQLLHTHRVAPAVKLHLASSLPTNNYHCNAFRNSFHYQEMDNSLYVRQQRLQSVGGFSLLLLHCAAHISTDQLSVDTTADFQRAFFKVLQVCLSELFHARLELDAAEGKKQSSDSAFNSLVFDRVQKHHPETVSENLNEVARLLEKHKESSVFRKVESLLRDKNLEVSPSDGELPIKHGAEGQDAAPE
- the si:dkey-103g5.4 gene encoding uncharacterized protein si:dkey-103g5.4 isoform X5, whose protein sequence is MHKTRDCCWPVLLWWLCSPALRIVFGLNATRIHERQPPCQPGHYCPEGSETAVPCPRGMFSPSFWARDITGCISCPPHHYAPTEGLSACLPCGSRAQQHQPGQDKCVCLAEGQVFQASDGQCQCALGYRATQRGEACELKIYEICKNGQTRDQYGKCMDHKQWKHLCTHEVCASPQLYEGYDASLGLCVCKSLSDSGRSECSGWCGDRTRPVLQLVCSSAFLTLLYTEANRQVSASGSALLSVLKHWESRGRLQCEQHHGFSRPVYTIQTKESGFYGFLSTIPAEVRMLILEGSEVSASSVEIMNRHSVGNHTYVDMESYWSMGPASRGARNREADQVMNPIACLHLEDILLFTVTRHHYPQYDVENLFNTNAAFDWGVFRVLEQELVMARSANSLFSVSFTEPGVYVLKLSSNQHKHVYVKVLPAGGDCYDNGPFFPTDPHHMIRVGITIQRQVLLRPDWWVIGGLLAGATVVLCLCLVVLILFREHGWPEKLPFQARYRDLQLKYNMDDYSSKGSRVMALKKTHRNLQVGMNEDPILRAMAETSDEFWDYEEQVNLEAFSSSTFYEILLKHSVSVTSQLGQLREEVKQLYQGVLEKIRGLQPDRRAMVVGCKLECLERQVEKEISRRKVLGTQISQLLESQLQILQNESQSQHAMHKAFSPLLRECLRLLMLVSDSQASLWNKPIQQCVMDRVTVLAEEMAELVSVEAERQGCWVVLKQGTGARLLCPTSGSVLTRDDIISPDGSVRACDTVHVDPCTGLIHPILNAHMLLASGHSMPVPSDFFLHPHTGRLLPMAGNVGFDPSSSALVYTADACMGEVGKWESPVIPFIPYPSSHHSELLGPSKLGSLQPGQKLVFGGPMYDYETGVLVPILAVTIHPQTGTVYPVGGVHVCPVTRLRQPIQIGCPMLDPRTGNVVLITGVTLDSQTGAVLPVGGLLLGESFIEPLSGRLVHVSGGSIRGGKVVPHAGGFQALLDSQALGARVQVVELIRASCEEWKSGSQELQNEISRVKAAASDLELAWRNSQHSMIQLLSCLEAQQEWAWWVAEDGGTLGEINLPGTDQSLPALPGLEYPDPGGSGLSVPVLGEQLDWMSGCMVPLAGTMEDADGKGLVPIRFGAQTVDPVTGVVGPVVGARLDVWKRTVVPVTVSQCLNIRDTPDSVLAEAFQKECSMRAQFWRQQRVKEEDLVADLDRALQDYLYTALQEESDHFVWTDTEKQLKEAAAELQEAVNKEAQRRNAVKSELSLLLPGHILLTLTGGDVCDEEEWKQQQHWHTELTTVLNRVSVFMARQQWEQDRATNLGGAQRDEKTRQKELWEQLKQRHAELDVALSSVHWACELSQLRADTAEAILSGSFSYRDYGMVQHRGRKNPLKAMALTQHKILPQLDRLIQLLEDGKLSRLFIGAQSHRSSDLPMKQVFDRDTSSRAWTVSVPVAKDANQFCCAAVSAQSLKDHEKASSVSELNGLKPVLSRTSPTHTEQDVSPAQSQDAQTLKETLPMHITIPKLSGEDWASLLELSPLFRLIQDVEQRLRDRAKGPGFLSGEHTGSWCPFIDFLDAQWACEGELVKVAEDTLNPREFLIYQHGQLLLQLLHTHRVAPAVKLHLASSLPTNNYHCNAFRNSFHYQRLQSVGGFSLLLLHCAAHISTDQLSVDTTADFQRAFFKVLQVCLSELFHARLELDAAEGKKQSSDSAFNSLVFDRVQKHHPETVSENLNEVARLLEKHKESSVFRKVESLLRDKNLEVSPSDGELPIKHGAEGQDAAPE